The Microlunatus antarcticus DNA segment GTGCTCCACGGGGCCGGGCTGCTCGAGCGGGAGAAGCGGGGGACCTGGGTCTACTACCGGGCGCGGCCCGACGCGCTGACCGACCTGGCGACCCTCCTCGCGCCCGTGTCCGGGACCCCCTCCACGTCGGGGCGCTGCGCGTGAGCGCCCACACGTCCGAGCTGGTCACGGGGGAGCAGGAGACGCGGGCCCGGCTCTCGACGACGGACCGCTTCCTGCCGGTGTGGATCGTCGCGGCGATGGGGCTCGGACTGCTCCTCGGTCGGGTGGTCCCGGGCCTGGCCGGCGTCCTGGACGCGGTGAAGGTCGGCTCGGTGTCGTTGCCGATCGCGATCGGGCTGCTCGTGATGATGTACCCGGTGCTGGCCAAGGTCCGCTACGACGAGACCCACCGGGTGCTGGCCGACCGCCGTCTGATGATCACCTCGTTGGTGATCAACTGGGTGCTCGCGCCGGCGTTCATGTTCGCGCTCGCGTGGCTGTTCCTGCCCGACCTGCCCGAGTACCGCACGGGGTTGATCATCGTCGGGCTGGCCCGCTGCATCGCGATGGTGCTGATCTGGAACGACCTCGCCTGCGGCGACCGGGAGGCGGCCGCGGTGCTCGTCGCGATCAACTCGGTGTTCCAGGTCGTCGCCTTCGGCGCGCTGGGCTGGTTCTACCTGCAGGTGCTGCCCTCGTGGCTGGGGCTCCCGACGACGTCGGCCGGCTTCTCGGTCTGGTCGATCACCGCGAGCGTCCTGGTGTTCCTCGGCGTCCCGCTGGTGCTCGGGTTCCTGACCCGCACTCTCGGCGAGCGCCGGCTCGGTCGCGCGGGGTACGAGGCCCGCGTGCTGCCCAGGATCGGGCCCTGGGCGCTCTACGGGCTGCTCTTCACCATCGTCGTCCTCTTCGCTCTCCAGGGCGGCACCATCACCTCCGAGCCGCTGCACGTGGTCCGGATCGCCCTGCCGCTGCTGGTCTACTTCGCCGTGGTGTTCACCGGGAGCCTGCTGATCGGCCGGGCCCTGCGCCTCGGCTACCCCCGGGCGACGACGCTCGCGTTCACCGCCGCCGGCAACAACTTCGAGCTCGCCATCGCGGTCGCGATCGCCACCTTCGGCGTCACGTCGGGGCAGGCGCTGGCCGGCGTGGTCGGGCCGCTCATCGAGGTGCCCGCCCTCGTCGGCCTGGTGTACGTGTCCCTGTGGGCGCGTCGGCACCTGTTCGGCTCGCCGGTGACCGCACCTGTCGAAGGAGCCCGCGGATGAGCGGACGACCCAGCGTCCTGTTCGTCTGCGTCAGGAACGGGGGCAAGTCGCCGATGGCGGCAGGCCTGATGGCGAAGCGCGCCGGCGACGCCGTGCAGGTCGACTCGGCCGGCACCAGGCCGGGGACGGCGGTCAACGGGCTGTCGGCGCAGTCCCTGGCCGAGGTCGGGGTCGACATCGCCGACCACACCCCCAAGGCGGTCACCGAGGCGCTGGTGAGAGCAGCGGACGTGGTCATCACCCTCGGCCGGGAGGCGCACGTCGACGAGGTCCCCGGCACCCGGTTCGAGACCTGGGAGACCGACGAGCCGTCCGAGCGCGGGATCGACGGCCTGGAGCGGATGCGGCTGGTCCGCGACGACATCGCGCGGCGCGTCGACGACCTCTACGACCGTCTCGTCGCCGCGTCCCCGGACCGGCCGTGACCGTCATGCCCTCGCGGCTCCTCCTGCTGCTGCGCAACACCGTCCGCGACCGGCTCTGGCCGATCCCCGTCCTCGGGGTCGTGCTGGCGATCGTCGGCGGTCAGCTGGTGCCCCGCCTCGACGCAGCCGTCGACGGCCGCCTGCCCGGGTGGTTGGACGCCGTGGCCTTCGGCGGCGACGCCGGCGCGGCCCAGACGGTGCTGGACGCGGTGGGCAGCTCGTTGATCACCGTCACGTCGTTGACCTTCTCGCTGACGGTGGTCACGCTCCAGCTCGCGAGCAGCCAGTTCTCGCCGCGCCTGCTGCGCACGTTCACGCAGGACCTCTTCGTGCAGGTCACCCTGGCGGTCTTCCTGGCCACGTTCGCGTTCTCGCTCACCGTGCTGCGCTCCGTGCGGTCGGAGGCCGAGAGCACCCAGCCCTTCGTGCCCCGGCTCGCGGTGACCTGCAGCTACCTGATGGCGATGGTGAGCGTCGTCGCGCTGGTCCTGTTCCTCGCTCACCTCACCCGGCAGATCCGCGTCGAGACCATGCTCGGGACCGTCTGCCGCGACGCCCGGTCGACGCTCGCCGCGGTGCTGCCGCCGCTGGCCGAGGGCGAACGCTGGCCGGTCGCGCCGACCGTCCCGCCCGACGCCCGGACGGTGCTCGCCCACGGATCGGGCTTCCTCCTCCGTCTCGACCGTCGACGGCTGGTCGCCGCGGCGGCGGAGGCCGACCTCGTGCTCCTGGTGGATCGGCCGATCGGCAGCTTCCTCGTGGAGGGCACACCCCTCGGCCGCCTGTGGCGGAGCGACGGCAGCGCGCCCTCCTCGGCCGACGAGGACCGGCTGCGCCGGGCGCTCGACCGGGCCGTGCGTCTGGGCCCGGAGCGCACCTCCACGGAGGACCTCGCCTACGGGCTCCGTCAGCTGACCGACGTGGCCAACAAGGCCCTCTCGCCGGGGATCAACGACCCGACGACGGCGGTCCACGCCGTCGTGCGGACCGGCGAGCTGCTCGCGGACCTCGGCCGGCACGAGCTGGGGTCGCGGGTGCTGGACGACGACGAGGGCACCGTCCGCCTGGTGGTCGCGAGCCCGGGGTTCGACGAGCTGCTGGACGCCGCGGTCACACCGTCGCGGCGCTTCGGGGCGGCGGACAGCCGGGTGCTCGGAGCGCTGTACCAGCTGCTCGCCGACGTGGCGTGGAACGCGCGGCCGGAGCACCGCGACGCGATTCGCCAGCAGGCGCGGCGGCTCGACCAGACCGCTGCCGCCCAGGACTTCGACGAGGAGCAGCGGACCGGGCTGACCGCGGCTCGGCAGGGCGTCGACCGAGCGCTCGACGAGCCCGTGCCCGGTGGCCCGCCCGCCTGACGGCTCAGCCCCGGGCGGAGGACCCGTCCTGGTAGACGTCGGGGGTGCCGTCGGCGTCGGAGTCGAGCTCCTCCGCCGCGCAGAGCCGGCGGTAGGTGCGGTTCCGGAGCCGGAGGACGACCGACGCCAGCAGGGCGGCGACGAGGGAGCCGACCAGGACGCCGACCTTCACGTGCTCGTCGCGCTCGCTGCCGCTGCCGTACGCGAGCTCGCCGATGAGCAGCGACACGGTGAAGCCGATGCCGGCGAGGACGGCGACCCCGGCGACGTCGACCCAGCGCAGGTCCTCGTCGAGCGTCGCGCGCGTGAAGCGCGCCATCAGGTAGGTCGCCGTGAAGATGCCGATCGTCTTGCCGAGCACCAGGCCGACGACGATCCCCAGGGCGACCGTGTCGGCGAGCGCGCTGCGGAGGCCGGTGAGGCCTCCGACCGTCACCCCGGCGGCGAAGAAGGCGAAGACCGGGACCGCGAAGCCCGCCGACAGCGGACGGATCCGGTGCTCGAGGTGCTCGGCCAGGCCGGGCCCGGCGCCGGGCCCGCCGGCGGCCTCGCTGCGCATGACGGGGACGGTGAAGGCGAGCAGGACCCCGGCCACCGTGGCGTGCACCCCGGACGCGTGCACGAGACCCCAGGTGAGGGCGGCGAGCGGGACCAGCAGCCACCAGGAGCGGACCCGACGCTGCACCAGGAAGCCGAAGACGGCGAGCGGGAGCAGGGCCAGGGCGAGGAGGGGCAGGTCCAGGTCGCGGGTGTAGAAGATGGCGATGATCGTGATGGCCAGCAGGTCGTCGACGACGGCCAGGGTGAGCAGGAACGTCCGCAGGGCGCCCGGGAGGTGCGTGCTCACGACGGCCAGGACGGCGAGGGCGAAGGCGATGTCGGTGGCCGTCGGGATCGCCCAGCCCTGGAGCGCCCCGTCGCCCGCGCGCAGGTTCACGAGGGCGAAGAGCGCCGCGGGGACGGCCATGCCCCCGACCGCCGCGAC contains these protein-coding regions:
- the arsB gene encoding ACR3 family arsenite efflux transporter encodes the protein MSAHTSELVTGEQETRARLSTTDRFLPVWIVAAMGLGLLLGRVVPGLAGVLDAVKVGSVSLPIAIGLLVMMYPVLAKVRYDETHRVLADRRLMITSLVINWVLAPAFMFALAWLFLPDLPEYRTGLIIVGLARCIAMVLIWNDLACGDREAAAVLVAINSVFQVVAFGALGWFYLQVLPSWLGLPTTSAGFSVWSITASVLVFLGVPLVLGFLTRTLGERRLGRAGYEARVLPRIGPWALYGLLFTIVVLFALQGGTITSEPLHVVRIALPLLVYFAVVFTGSLLIGRALRLGYPRATTLAFTAAGNNFELAIAVAIATFGVTSGQALAGVVGPLIEVPALVGLVYVSLWARRHLFGSPVTAPVEGARG
- a CDS encoding arsenate-mycothiol transferase ArsC — encoded protein: MSGRPSVLFVCVRNGGKSPMAAGLMAKRAGDAVQVDSAGTRPGTAVNGLSAQSLAEVGVDIADHTPKAVTEALVRAADVVITLGREAHVDEVPGTRFETWETDEPSERGIDGLERMRLVRDDIARRVDDLYDRLVAASPDRP
- a CDS encoding DUF2254 domain-containing protein: MPSRLLLLLRNTVRDRLWPIPVLGVVLAIVGGQLVPRLDAAVDGRLPGWLDAVAFGGDAGAAQTVLDAVGSSLITVTSLTFSLTVVTLQLASSQFSPRLLRTFTQDLFVQVTLAVFLATFAFSLTVLRSVRSEAESTQPFVPRLAVTCSYLMAMVSVVALVLFLAHLTRQIRVETMLGTVCRDARSTLAAVLPPLAEGERWPVAPTVPPDARTVLAHGSGFLLRLDRRRLVAAAAEADLVLLVDRPIGSFLVEGTPLGRLWRSDGSAPSSADEDRLRRALDRAVRLGPERTSTEDLAYGLRQLTDVANKALSPGINDPTTAVHAVVRTGELLADLGRHELGSRVLDDDEGTVRLVVASPGFDELLDAAVTPSRRFGAADSRVLGALYQLLADVAWNARPEHRDAIRQQARRLDQTAAAQDFDEEQRTGLTAARQGVDRALDEPVPGGPPA
- the nhaA gene encoding Na+/H+ antiporter NhaA, which produces MTTTPTAPRSVFPRGSWTETARIAALLRRETVGGALLLVATVLALVWANSPWGAAYARLRDLVVGPEALHLDLTLGAWAGDGLLAIFFFVAGLELKREFVAGDLRDPRRAALPVVAAVGGMAVPAALFALVNLRAGDGALQGWAIPTATDIAFALAVLAVVSTHLPGALRTFLLTLAVVDDLLAITIIAIFYTRDLDLPLLALALLPLAVFGFLVQRRVRSWWLLVPLAALTWGLVHASGVHATVAGVLLAFTVPVMRSEAAGGPGAGPGLAEHLEHRIRPLSAGFAVPVFAFFAAGVTVGGLTGLRSALADTVALGIVVGLVLGKTIGIFTATYLMARFTRATLDEDLRWVDVAGVAVLAGIGFTVSLLIGELAYGSGSERDEHVKVGVLVGSLVAALLASVVLRLRNRTYRRLCAAEELDSDADGTPDVYQDGSSARG